GCATGATCAACAAACCGACTCACTTTCAGGAGAGAGAGGGGAAATTCTAAACATGGCGACACGGCGGGAATTATCTACTTTACAGAAAATTGCGCTGCATGACGGGCTGGTCATCCCGGCACATCCGCTTGCGCTGAATGCGGATCGACAGTTGGATGAACAAAGTCAACGGGCATTATCCCGATATTATATGGCAAGCGGAGCGGGCGGCATCGCGGTTGGTGTGCACTCGACGCAATTTGAAATTCGTGACCCTAAGTTTAATTTGTTTGAAAAAGTGCTGCGGATGGCTTCAGAGGAAGTGGATCGCGCGCAATTGGATCGGCCATTCCTTAAGGTAGCCGGCATCTGTGGTCCAACGGAGCAGGCGCTGCACGAGACCGATATCGCCAAAGGGCTTGGGTACGACACAGGACTTCTGTCCATGGGTGGACTGAGCGATTGGAGCGAGGCGCAAATTCTGGAGCGGACCGCACGAATAGCGGAACAAATTCCGGTTATCGGCTTTTATTTGCAACCCTCTGTTGGAGGGAAAGTATTCAGTTTCGATTTTTGGAAAGAGTTCGCGAACATCCCTGGCATTGTCGCCATCAAAATGGCCCCGTTCAACCGCTATCAAACAATCGATGTTGCTCGCGCCGTTTGTTACTCTGATCGTCGTGATGAGATCGCCTTGTACACCGGCAATGATGATAATATCGTCAATGATTTGTTGACGGTCTATCGTTTTCAGGTTGAGGGTCAAAGCGTGGAAAAGCGCATCGTTGGTGGGCTGCTCGGTCATTGGGCTGTTTGGACGCATAAAGCAGTTGAGCTTCTGGCTGAAGTGAAGAAAGCAAGATTACATGATCAAATCGCCTTGGATTGGTTGACACGCAACGTGGAAGTTACCGATTCGAATGCAGCGTTCTTCGATCCTGCTCATGCATTTGCTGGCTGTATCCCTGGCATTCATGAAGTTTTGCGCCGCCAGGGGCTAATCAAAGGAACATGGTGTTTGAATCCGCATGAACAATTGTCACCTGGACAATCGGAAGAAATCGATCGGATGTATCGCGATTATCCGCAATTGAATGATGATGCATTTGTGAAAAAGCATTTGGCCGAATGGTTGTCATAAACGAAGATTTCGATAGGCTGGCGAAGCGGCAGGTTCATTTAAAGGAGGGGATTGCATGCGGTTTAAGGACGTGTTTTCGATCATTGGACCTGACATGATAGGACCCTCCAGTTCACATACAGCCGGCGCAGTAAGGATCGGGCTAGCTGCGCGTCAGTTGTTCGGCAGGCAGCCTGAGCGCGCTGAACTTTATCTCTACGGATCATTCGCGGAGACGTACCGCGGTCATGGCACGGATGTGGCACTTGCCGCAGGTTTGCTGGGTTGGGGCACGGATAACGAGCGGATTCCGGAGGCGTTGGAAGCTGCGAAGGAGCAGGGGATGGAGCTGCTGCTTATTCCCTCACAAGGTATCGTCGGTCATCCAAACACAGTGCGCATATGCCTGAAAGCAGAGGGCTTTTCTGACTTAACTGTATTAGGTACTTCTATTGGAGGCGGAAATATTGAAATTGTCGGTATCGATGATTTCGATGTCCGTTTCTCAGCTAGTTTCCCGACGATGGTCATTACACATACCGACCAGATTGGCATGCTGGCTGAGATTACCGGTTGTTTTCGGCAAAGTGGCGTGAATATTGGTTCTATGGATGTTGACCGTCGCAGCCGCTGTGGTGAAGTTCTAACCGTAATTGAGGCAGACAGTGAATTTCCAGATGAACTGGTGCGTGCCGTTTCTGCAATAGATGCTGTGCGTTCACTGCGTTTGCTTGTTCTTTCCTAATTATGGTCATTATTAAAATGGGATCTTCAAGCCCCGGGAGGTTATATGAGATTTTCTCATTTACATGAGCTTGCGGCGCTTTGTGTTCAGGAGGAAAAGCCGATTCATCAGCTTATGCTGGAGGAGCAAGCGCAGGAATCAGGACGTTCCTTGCAGCAGGAAAGCGATAAAATGCACAGCTATTATCTGGTGATGAAAGATGCTGTAAACCGTGGGTTGACGAGGGATACGTTGTCGCGCAGCGGTCTAACAGGTAATGATGCCAAACGGGTCATGGCCTTGATTGAGGCGCAAACTTTCCTCCTGGGTCCTGTTGCTGGCAAAGCGCTAGCTTACGCGTTATCAGTTTCGGAAGTAAATGCCAGCATGGGGCGTATAATTGCGACGCCAACGGCAGGATCTTGCGGCGTGATCCCCGGTGTTTTTTTGAGTGTGCAGGAACACTTCGGCTGGAGCGATGAGCTGATGACGAAAGGCTTGTTCACCGCTGGTGCGCTCGGCTATGTGATTGCGAACCGTTCGTTCGTTTCGGGGGCAGAGGGCGGCTGCCAAGCCGAGATTGGCTCTGCGGTCGCGATGGCTGCCGGTGCTCTGACGGAGCTGCGGGGTGGATCACCTGATCAAGCTGTTCACGCGGTAGGATTGGCCCTGAAGAATTCACTGGGTCTGATCTGTGACCCTGTTGGAGGACTTGTTGAAATTCCTTGCATTGTACGGAATGGGTTTGGCGCTGTTTCGGCAATCACGGCATCAGAGATGGCGATCGCGGGTGTTCGCAGCGCAATTCCATCCGATGAAGTCATCGGTGCGATGCTTGAAGTCGGCGCTACCATGCCGGACAAATATCGTGAAACCGCGAAGGGGGGCTTGGCGGCCACTCCGACAGGAACACGTATCATGAAGGAACTGTTTGGCCAAGGCAAACCGCATGAGAAGTCAGAAGATGGGGGTGAGCAGCTATGAAGGCTAGCGATTTGCAGGATGAGTTGACTTCTTTGCTGCATGAAGCGCAAGCGAATCAAGCTGCCATTGTGGCGTTCCGCCGCAACTTGCACGAAGAGCCTGAACTGAGTTTGGAGGAAGGCGAGACAGCAGCCAAAGTCGCCGATGGTCTTCGCTTGCTGGGGCTCGAGCCCACAGTTGGTGTTGGCGGCCATGGTCTTGCAGCCGATATTCGATTCAGCGAAGACGGGCCAACTATCGCCCTGCGGGCAGATATGGATGCTCTTCCTATTCAGGAAGAGACGGATTTGCCTTTTGCCTCCAAGAAGCTTGGGCGGATGCATGCCTGTGGACATGATGGTCATACCGCTATGTTACTGGGCGCAGCTAAGCTGCTTGTCAATTGCCGCGTTCCTCTTCGCGGACGGATTCGCTTGCTGTTCCAAGCAGCGGAGGAGATTAATGCCGGTGCGAAGGCCATGATCGATGATGGCGCGCTCGCTGGCGTTGATGAAATTTATGGACTACACAATTTGCCAACGCTAGCTCATGGGAAGACGGCAACTCGGCAAGGTGCTTTAATGGGCTCAGTCGACAGGATTGAGATCGAACTGACCGGTAAGGGCGGCCATGGTGCTATTCCCGATCAAAGCATTGATCCCATCGTAGCTGCTTCGGCTATCGTGATGGGTCTGCAAACGGCAGTCAGCCGAGAGATCTCGCCATTCGAGCCGGCGGTCGTTACAATTGGCAGCTTTCAAGCGGGCGAAGCGAATAATGTTATTCCCCATCGGGCTGC
Above is a genomic segment from Paenibacillus sp. HWE-109 containing:
- the sdaAA gene encoding L-serine ammonia-lyase, iron-sulfur-dependent, subunit alpha, coding for MRFSHLHELAALCVQEEKPIHQLMLEEQAQESGRSLQQESDKMHSYYLVMKDAVNRGLTRDTLSRSGLTGNDAKRVMALIEAQTFLLGPVAGKALAYALSVSEVNASMGRIIATPTAGSCGVIPGVFLSVQEHFGWSDELMTKGLFTAGALGYVIANRSFVSGAEGGCQAEIGSAVAMAAGALTELRGGSPDQAVHAVGLALKNSLGLICDPVGGLVEIPCIVRNGFGAVSAITASEMAIAGVRSAIPSDEVIGAMLEVGATMPDKYRETAKGGLAATPTGTRIMKELFGQGKPHEKSEDGGEQL
- a CDS encoding dihydrodipicolinate synthase family protein, translated to MATRRELSTLQKIALHDGLVIPAHPLALNADRQLDEQSQRALSRYYMASGAGGIAVGVHSTQFEIRDPKFNLFEKVLRMASEEVDRAQLDRPFLKVAGICGPTEQALHETDIAKGLGYDTGLLSMGGLSDWSEAQILERTARIAEQIPVIGFYLQPSVGGKVFSFDFWKEFANIPGIVAIKMAPFNRYQTIDVARAVCYSDRRDEIALYTGNDDNIVNDLLTVYRFQVEGQSVEKRIVGGLLGHWAVWTHKAVELLAEVKKARLHDQIALDWLTRNVEVTDSNAAFFDPAHAFAGCIPGIHEVLRRQGLIKGTWCLNPHEQLSPGQSEEIDRMYRDYPQLNDDAFVKKHLAEWLS
- a CDS encoding M20 metallopeptidase family protein, giving the protein MKASDLQDELTSLLHEAQANQAAIVAFRRNLHEEPELSLEEGETAAKVADGLRLLGLEPTVGVGGHGLAADIRFSEDGPTIALRADMDALPIQEETDLPFASKKLGRMHACGHDGHTAMLLGAAKLLVNCRVPLRGRIRLLFQAAEEINAGAKAMIDDGALAGVDEIYGLHNLPTLAHGKTATRQGALMGSVDRIEIELTGKGGHGAIPDQSIDPIVAASAIVMGLQTAVSREISPFEPAVVTIGSFQAGEANNVIPHRAALTGTVRTFAKTTQLGMGDRLTRIIRSIAEAYRCEAKVRYIEQTPVLINHDDALQHVESVIDQMLLPENRVEAKPTMAGEDFSLYLERIPGCFFWLGSGPVEDAEHAYGLHHPKFTLHEECLPTGAALLAGIAISRLADLKI
- the sdaAB gene encoding L-serine ammonia-lyase, iron-sulfur-dependent subunit beta codes for the protein MRFKDVFSIIGPDMIGPSSSHTAGAVRIGLAARQLFGRQPERAELYLYGSFAETYRGHGTDVALAAGLLGWGTDNERIPEALEAAKEQGMELLLIPSQGIVGHPNTVRICLKAEGFSDLTVLGTSIGGGNIEIVGIDDFDVRFSASFPTMVITHTDQIGMLAEITGCFRQSGVNIGSMDVDRRSRCGEVLTVIEADSEFPDELVRAVSAIDAVRSLRLLVLS